TGTAATTTATGTTCTGTATAACCCAGTATCAAAaaattcttactgtacattgaggggactagtatgagtaagcagagtaagtttcatgcatgtggcactttcctagtcaacagagatgggaagtaacaaagtacaaatactttcttACTGTAGATTTTTCTAGTATCGGTACttagttttttttcaaatgcttagacacaaattccttacttttcacacaatttcataaacctgacactcaaactcCAGAACTACACCTCAAATCTTCAAAATCATatgcacattttgggcctttgactcaagttttcaatttcataaaacactttttgcaaaacacaacacacaattctccacgtaacacacacaattctaacaggaagcattgatttcctttttcaaacataaccaatcaaaatgccacaataattcatcagtgccttaaacaggctctgcttactctaactcctcacatgtgcaaacactcattgctttactcaacaccaaccaatcatggctttagaataggcctatacatagcctaatttgagttgatttacagtggtgggtatgATTTGAACCTTTACTATGAAATGAGTCGCGTCCCTCTCCATTCGCGCCACACAGGACGCTGAAGTCTCGCGCCCGATGACATTGCAGCCACGAGATTCTACACAGCTGCAACAGTTGCCGTCGGTACATGATTACTAATTAAAAAAACTGCCATTTTATGCACTTATTGAATATTTACATATGTTGAAAGAATGATCTATGATAAGCAAATGTATCGATCATTATGTGATTAACCTGGGCTACAAAGGCATACTGCAAAGACAATTGTTATTGAGGAATCGTGATGTTACTATTGCACCGTCCTTAAATTATTGAAACACTGTACTGTGTTTGTTTAGTTTGCAGAATAACTTGTCTGTTCACGGCAGTCAATAGTTGTTTCACATACCATGCAGCAATATAGAAACATTCAAACAAGTGCGATGGACTTCCTCAATTGTAGAGACCagtgggtggctcttaaaagagcctttggggTGAATTTGAAAGAGAGCCCGTTTACTTAGAGCTGGTGTACTTGGTCACGGCCTTGGTGCCCTCGGACACGGCGTGCTTGGCCAACTCACCGGGGAGCAGAAGGCGGACAGCGGTCTGGATCTCCCTGGAGGTGATGGTTGATCGCTTGTTGTAGTGAGCCAGGCGAGACGACTCTCCGGCGATACGCTCGAAAATGTCGTTGACGAAGGAATTCATGATTCCCATGGCCTTGGAGGAGATGCCGGTGTCGGGGTGGACCTGCTTCAGTACCTTGTACACGTAGATGGCGTAGCTCTCTTTCCTGGACTTCCTGCGCTTTTTCCCGCCCTTTGCGGCAGTCTTGGAAACGGCTTTCTTGGAGCCCTTCTTGGGCGCGGACTTTGCTGGCTCAGGCATTGTATCGTTGCTTCTCAGAAACGGATAATAAGAACAGCGGCTGGTTACCCGGTATATGTAGCGGGAGACATGCAAATGTTTAGGCACGCCTCCGGCTAGTTGCTGCACTCAGCTGGGATGTGACTTTCCCGAGCTATAGTGAAATCTACTGCGCGTGCGTGGGATTTACcgacccccccctttcccttcaGTAGTCATGACTCAACCTAGTTATGAAAACTGAAAGGAAATATTCGACTTTTTTTACACTGAAAAATCCTCAGCCAATCAACTTCATCAATCATTAATGTCACAGCGGAAATGTTTGCTGTATGCTTGGATGAGATGGGGTTATTCAAAGCAAATAACTTATATTGTTCTTCTATACTCTTTGCTCAAAGCTAGGAAGTTGCGCCGAACTCCCTCAGCAGTTTACCGCAGTACAACGCGAGTCAATGGTACCTACAATAGTTTTAATAAAGTACTCATTGAGCAGATGCTAgtatctctggataagagcgtctgctaaatatctAAGGTGATGCACAGTATAGGGTGATTTGAACCTGACACATCTCGGTCAAACGCGCTCCCCCTATCCGGCTAATAGAACCCATTTATAGATCCCAAGCAGCCTATTAACAGTTGAAGTCTGAATAATGAACCGCTTTACAATAAATACCATTGGCTCAAATGCGTCAGATACAGCGTGACCACCGGAACACTGCGGACGATATTATGCTACTCAAGGTGTTCATTATGCCTTTATACAGTACTCTAAAGGTACAAATCATTTCACAGCCAGAAAGATCACAATTTTTAAACACCCGAAATATGGAAATAAAGTCTCTGATCTGTAACACGTGGGTGGcccttaaaagagcctttgtgtTGAACCTCGGTTAATGGACTTGTGGATGTTTTAACCGCCGAAGCCGTACAGAGTACGTCCCTGACGTTTCAGAGCGTAAACCACGTCCATGGCGGTCACGGTCTTTCTTTTGGCGTGTTCTGTGTAAGTCACAGCATCACGGATGACGTTCTCCAGGAACACCTTCAGCACACCGCGTGTCTCTTCGTAGATCAAGCCTGAAATACGCTTCACACCACCGCGTCGAGCCAGGCGGCGGATGGCGGGCTTGGTAATGCCCTGGATGTTATCACGGAGAACCTTGCGATGACGCTTGGCGCCTCCTTTGCCGAGTCCTTTACCTCCTTTGCCTCTTCCTGACATTGTTCTACAAGTCTGTAGTTTTCACCGATGAGAATAGTTAAGCTTGCCCAGAGACAGCGTATTTATGTTGTGTAAGCGGACGTGAAGGAGGCCATTCCCTTATTTGGAGGGCGTTGCAATGGGAGGGAACTTCAGTCAGA
This DNA window, taken from Osmerus eperlanus chromosome 6, fOsmEpe2.1, whole genome shotgun sequence, encodes the following:
- the LOC134021957 gene encoding histone H4 codes for the protein MSGRGKGGKGLGKGGAKRHRKVLRDNIQGITKPAIRRLARRGGVKRISGLIYEETRGVLKVFLENVIRDAVTYTEHAKRKTVTAMDVVYALKRQGRTLYGFGG
- the LOC134021950 gene encoding histone H2B-like, encoding MPEPAKSAPKKGSKKAVSKTAAKGGKKRRKSRKESYAIYVYKVLKQVHPDTGISSKAMGIMNSFVNDIFERIAGESSRLAHYNKRSTITSREIQTAVRLLLPGELAKHAVSEGTKAVTKYTSSK